The following proteins are co-located in the Pseudomonas synxantha genome:
- a CDS encoding RHS repeat-associated core domain-containing protein, whose translation MTHAAHIAAIEHELDGFHQSLVEYRQQMGAWYSRALNSVSHAADMPSLLGMDRVLRVGDSQRSVSLSDADFSTVARCPVGGVLKIESKFESAYDVPIGDIPVEVIGLDDGSSTRVMLDKHGKGSHYCAAGGRYQVRVQGGVSAQQVDALFTSYAGLTADLEQWLRSQWKSFKPHWESSTASAIGSGVLAGSWAAIHDVWDSLKLVQAMLEDPLKYVEQLGSEAAKLAQIATDAPRVMEQAMLLASDEAALYLLLRTAMIWLDALPPSEVAQAAARFMVSLLIDLVIGAVLTIALPAAGVAYLSMRLVKYGKQILAAAVGFVKGVLAILTKFMQAVDRYKAVAVRGVVGGLKQGTMQMRWKARQNAVLKQKERVDDVPVVASNPKGDAAAPADKTVTHGCPVSMVTGEELLTLTDGALDGILPFEWTRLYRTSAVEVDCGLGFGWSHALAHRLVVSGESVVWTDHENRRTQFPLPTDSRPAITNSLAEAAIYLGSAPDELVLAQASRFYHFRDGVLVSISDAYDNRLRICRDHSGRIERLDNGAGRSLLLRYELDRIVAVDYQVHRAKDRGPYVWETEQNVVSYAYDEDGRLVCATNAVGESERYRYDDQHVIVERQLAGGASFFWAWEGSGKAARCVRHWASFSQMDTRYAWGDDGRVTVHNADGSQEVYVHDDRARLVQRIDPDGAQHFKSYDDQGRLTVEQDPLGAVTAYQYDEAGRLVALFPGDDEPTSYEHDNGFVRVVRRGEAVWKYERNSQGDVTRRTDPDGQVTDYSYNKRGQLTGVWYPDHSCHRLVWNERGQLLEEQLPNGRIKRYRYDDLGRQVACEDEYGALTQYQWDSVGRLIRLVLPGGATREFSYNPYGKIIAERDELGHVTHYEYADGLHLISRRLNADGTQVHYRYDNARLLLTEIENEVGETYQLTYHPNGLLQQETGFDGQRTAYAYDLNGNLQEKTEYGDDNSQLITRYERDHAGRLVRKNLPDGSAIDYAYDRQGNLLSVEDGHWALAYEYDQQNRLVAEHQGWGTLRYGYDACGQLQNLRLPDNNRLTFNHDKGGHLATVELNGEVLTSHLFRAGREHQRQQGQLLSHYHYDDQNRLHAHAITQQQNYLYQRQYDYDKSGNLTRLLDTRKGEHRYHYDPLARLTRADHSQDVQERFAHNPAGNLLMQDRPGPDIVAANRLVIQGDRHYDYDAFGNLIRERRGKGQQLVTEYRYDCQHRLISVTKPNGETASYRYDPFGRRISKTVDGKTTEFFWQGDKLIAEHHADRHRSYIYEPDSFRPLALLEGFGPKATTPYHYQLDHLGTPQELTDTEGEIVWSAHYRAYGQIARLDVGKIDNPLRFQGQYFDQESGLHYNRHRYYNPDIGRYLTPDPVKLAGGVNGYQYVPNPTGWVDPLGLSKCLGEDGCKSQADVEEPADTAKVNTGEPNQPTVTTRPTEFASKQKLNEHYEKHGPEFGVETPNEYLLTARHVVSEGIPVNYLYKSKSTTGYVLLMGTNRTGQAKFAFAGTNADGNITTLHTKSGKDFWRMINGDATDKTIRPYNQ comes from the coding sequence ATGACCCACGCTGCCCACATCGCCGCTATCGAACACGAGCTGGATGGCTTCCATCAAAGCCTGGTGGAGTACCGCCAGCAGATGGGTGCCTGGTATTCGCGTGCGCTGAATTCGGTCAGCCATGCAGCGGATATGCCGTCGTTGCTGGGCATGGACCGGGTGTTGCGGGTTGGGGATTCCCAGCGTTCGGTAAGCCTTAGCGACGCGGATTTTTCTACCGTGGCCCGCTGCCCGGTGGGTGGCGTGCTGAAGATCGAGAGCAAATTCGAATCAGCGTATGACGTGCCGATTGGCGATATCCCGGTTGAGGTGATTGGCCTGGATGACGGCAGTTCCACGCGGGTGATGCTCGATAAGCACGGCAAGGGTTCGCACTACTGCGCCGCCGGCGGGCGCTATCAGGTGCGGGTTCAGGGTGGTGTTTCAGCGCAGCAAGTGGACGCCTTGTTTACCTCCTATGCCGGGCTGACGGCGGACTTGGAACAGTGGCTTCGGTCGCAGTGGAAAAGCTTCAAACCCCACTGGGAAAGCTCTACTGCCAGCGCGATTGGCAGCGGCGTGCTGGCAGGCAGCTGGGCGGCGATCCATGACGTGTGGGACAGCCTCAAGCTGGTGCAGGCGATGCTTGAAGACCCGTTGAAGTACGTCGAGCAACTGGGCAGCGAGGCGGCCAAGTTGGCGCAGATCGCCACCGATGCGCCCAGGGTCATGGAGCAGGCGATGCTGCTGGCCAGTGATGAAGCGGCGCTGTACCTGTTACTGCGCACCGCCATGATCTGGCTGGACGCGTTACCGCCCAGTGAAGTTGCGCAGGCAGCCGCCAGATTTATGGTGTCGCTGCTGATTGATCTGGTGATCGGCGCAGTGTTGACCATCGCGTTGCCAGCGGCGGGCGTGGCGTATTTGAGCATGCGCCTGGTCAAGTACGGCAAGCAGATTCTTGCGGCGGCAGTGGGCTTTGTGAAGGGCGTGCTGGCGATTCTCACGAAGTTCATGCAGGCGGTGGACCGCTACAAAGCGGTGGCGGTTCGCGGGGTGGTCGGCGGGCTGAAGCAAGGCACGATGCAGATGCGCTGGAAGGCGCGGCAGAACGCAGTGCTGAAGCAGAAAGAGCGTGTGGATGATGTGCCTGTCGTGGCGTCGAATCCCAAGGGGGATGCGGCGGCGCCTGCGGACAAGACGGTCACTCATGGCTGCCCGGTGTCGATGGTCACCGGGGAGGAATTGCTGACCCTCACCGATGGTGCGCTGGACGGGATCTTGCCGTTTGAGTGGACACGCTTGTATCGCACCAGTGCGGTGGAAGTGGATTGTGGGTTGGGGTTTGGCTGGAGTCACGCGCTGGCGCACAGGCTTGTTGTGTCGGGCGAGTCGGTGGTGTGGACCGACCATGAGAATCGCCGTACGCAGTTTCCGTTGCCCACAGATTCTCGACCGGCGATCACCAACAGCCTGGCCGAAGCGGCGATCTACCTGGGCTCGGCACCTGATGAGTTAGTGCTGGCCCAGGCGTCGCGGTTTTATCACTTTCGTGATGGTGTGCTGGTCTCGATCAGTGATGCGTATGACAACCGCCTGCGCATTTGCCGTGATCATTCCGGGCGAATTGAGCGGTTGGATAACGGAGCTGGTCGCTCACTGTTGCTGCGCTATGAGCTGGATCGCATCGTCGCGGTGGACTACCAGGTTCATCGCGCCAAAGACCGTGGGCCCTACGTCTGGGAGACCGAGCAGAACGTCGTTTCCTACGCCTATGACGAAGACGGACGACTGGTTTGCGCGACCAATGCCGTAGGGGAAAGCGAGCGTTATCGGTACGACGATCAGCACGTCATTGTCGAGCGGCAGTTGGCCGGTGGGGCGAGTTTCTTCTGGGCGTGGGAAGGCTCTGGCAAGGCGGCACGCTGTGTCCGGCATTGGGCGAGTTTTTCGCAGATGGACACGCGGTATGCCTGGGGGGATGACGGCCGTGTCACCGTGCACAACGCCGATGGTAGCCAGGAAGTTTATGTCCACGACGACCGGGCGCGGTTGGTACAGCGCATCGATCCCGACGGCGCCCAGCACTTCAAATCCTACGATGACCAAGGCCGGCTAACTGTCGAGCAGGACCCGCTGGGCGCGGTGACCGCCTATCAGTACGACGAAGCCGGACGCTTGGTGGCGCTGTTTCCGGGGGATGACGAGCCGACGTCCTACGAGCATGACAATGGTTTCGTACGGGTTGTCAGGCGTGGCGAGGCGGTCTGGAAATATGAGCGTAATAGCCAGGGCGATGTTACGCGCAGAACTGATCCTGACGGGCAGGTCACGGACTATAGCTACAACAAACGCGGGCAGTTAACCGGAGTTTGGTACCCCGATCACAGTTGTCATCGGCTGGTGTGGAATGAGCGTGGGCAGTTGCTTGAGGAACAATTGCCCAATGGCCGGATCAAGCGCTATCGCTATGACGATCTAGGGCGGCAAGTAGCGTGTGAGGATGAATATGGCGCGCTAACCCAGTATCAGTGGGACAGCGTCGGGCGCTTGATTCGCCTCGTCTTGCCAGGCGGCGCCACTCGGGAATTCAGCTACAACCCCTACGGCAAAATCATCGCCGAGCGCGATGAACTCGGCCACGTCACCCACTACGAATACGCCGACGGCCTGCACCTGATCAGCCGCCGCCTCAACGCCGACGGCACCCAGGTCCACTACCGCTACGACAACGCCCGGCTGTTGCTCACCGAGATCGAAAACGAAGTCGGCGAAACCTACCAGCTCACCTATCACCCCAACGGCCTGCTCCAACAGGAAACCGGCTTCGACGGCCAGCGCACCGCCTATGCCTACGACCTCAACGGCAACCTGCAGGAAAAGACCGAATACGGCGACGACAACAGTCAGCTCATCACCCGCTACGAGCGCGACCACGCCGGGCGCCTTGTCCGAAAAAACCTGCCCGATGGCAGCGCGATCGATTATGCCTACGACCGCCAAGGCAACCTCCTCAGCGTCGAGGACGGCCACTGGGCCCTGGCCTACGAATACGACCAGCAAAACCGCCTCGTCGCCGAGCACCAAGGCTGGGGCACCTTGCGCTACGGCTACGACGCCTGCGGCCAGCTACAAAACCTGCGCCTGCCGGACAATAACCGCCTCACCTTCAACCACGACAAAGGCGGTCACCTCGCCACCGTCGAGCTCAACGGCGAAGTGCTCACTTCACACCTCTTCCGCGCCGGGCGTGAACACCAACGCCAACAAGGCCAACTGCTCAGCCACTACCACTACGACGACCAGAATCGTCTGCACGCCCACGCCATCACCCAACAACAAAACTACCTTTACCAGCGCCAATACGACTACGACAAATCCGGCAACCTCACCCGCCTGCTCGACACCCGCAAAGGCGAACATCGCTACCACTACGACCCCCTCGCCCGCCTGACCCGCGCCGACCATTCGCAGGACGTCCAGGAACGCTTCGCCCACAACCCGGCCGGCAACCTGCTCATGCAAGACCGCCCAGGGCCGGACATCGTCGCGGCGAACCGCCTGGTGATCCAGGGCGACCGCCACTACGACTACGACGCCTTCGGCAACCTCATCCGCGAGCGGCGCGGCAAAGGCCAGCAACTCGTCACTGAATACCGCTACGACTGCCAGCATCGGCTGATCAGCGTGACGAAGCCCAACGGCGAAACCGCCAGTTACCGCTATGACCCCTTTGGGCGGCGCATCAGCAAGACCGTAGATGGCAAGACCACCGAGTTTTTCTGGCAAGGCGACAAGCTGATTGCCGAGCATCACGCGGACCGCCACCGCAGCTACATCTACGAGCCCGACAGCTTCCGCCCACTGGCACTGCTGGAAGGCTTCGGCCCAAAAGCCACAACGCCCTACCACTACCAACTCGACCACCTCGGCACACCGCAGGAACTAACCGACACCGAAGGCGAAATCGTCTGGTCCGCCCACTACCGCGCCTACGGCCAGATCGCCCGGCTCGACGTGGGCAAGATCGACAATCCACTGCGTTTTCAGGGGCAGTACTTCGATCAGGAAAGCGGGCTGCACTACAACCGTCATCGCTACTACAATCCGGATATCGGTCGTTACCTGACGCCGGACCCGGTGAAGTTGGCGGGTGGGGTCAATGGGTACCAGTACGTGCCCAATCCGACAGGGTGGGTGGATCCGCTAGGCTTGAGTAAGTGTCTTGGGGAGGACGGATGCAAATCGCAAGCAGACGTTGAAGAGCCGGCAGATACAGCTAAGGTAAATACAGGCGAACCAAACCAGCCAACCGTAACAACCCGTCCAACGGAGTTTGCCAGCAAGCAAAAACTAAACGAGCATTACGAAAAGCACGGGCCAGAATTCGGAGTAGAGACCCCCAATGAATATTTACTCACGGCACGACATGTCGTGAGCGAAGGCATTCCTGTCAATTACCTCTACAAAAGCAAATCGACAACAGGATATGTTTTACTCATGGGAACGAATAGAACGGGCCAAGCGAAATTTGCATTCGCGGGTACGAATGCAGATGGCAACATAACCACCTTACATACCAAAAGTGGGAAAGACTTCTGGAGGATGATAAATGGCGACGCCACTGACAAAACCATCAGACCTTACAACCAATAA
- a CDS encoding PDDEXK nuclease domain-containing protein: protein MSETAIGLSAPPEGYSDWLTDLKGRIHNAQQRASIAVNRELVLLYWQIGRDILTRQNDQGWGSKVIDRLAQDLRAAFPDIKGFSPRNLKYMRAFAEAWPDAEFVQGVLAQLPWYHQIALLDKLPGPETRRWYITQTIKHNWSRSTLVMHIENRLLERSGKAVSNFESHLPKAQSDLARESLKDPYRFDFLSLGLNAQERDIENALIKHVTDFLLELGAGFAFVGRQVLLNVGGDEFFVDLLFYHLKLRCYVVIELKAGKFKPEHLGKLSFYLAAVDAELKHPQDGPTIGLLLCKGKNEVVAEYALRDNNRPIGVAEYQLVESLPAELQASLPSIEQIERELAG from the coding sequence ATGAGCGAAACCGCTATCGGGCTGTCCGCGCCTCCCGAGGGCTACAGCGATTGGCTGACAGACCTCAAGGGCCGTATCCATAACGCACAGCAGCGCGCGTCAATCGCGGTCAATCGTGAGCTGGTGCTGCTCTACTGGCAGATCGGCCGCGATATTCTGACCCGTCAAAACGATCAAGGCTGGGGGAGCAAAGTGATCGACCGCCTTGCGCAAGATCTGCGCGCGGCTTTTCCCGACATCAAGGGTTTTTCGCCGCGCAATCTCAAGTACATGCGCGCTTTTGCCGAGGCGTGGCCGGATGCGGAATTTGTGCAAGGGGTGCTTGCACAATTGCCTTGGTACCATCAGATCGCGCTATTGGACAAACTTCCCGGCCCCGAAACGCGTCGTTGGTACATCACCCAAACGATCAAACACAACTGGTCGCGCAGCACGCTGGTAATGCACATTGAAAACCGCCTGCTGGAGCGCAGTGGCAAAGCAGTCAGCAACTTCGAAAGCCACCTGCCCAAAGCTCAATCCGACCTGGCCCGCGAATCCCTCAAGGACCCTTACCGCTTTGACTTCCTCAGCCTGGGCCTGAATGCACAAGAGCGTGATATCGAAAACGCCTTGATCAAGCATGTCACTGACTTCTTATTGGAGTTGGGCGCAGGCTTTGCCTTCGTTGGCCGGCAAGTGCTGCTGAATGTGGGCGGTGATGAGTTCTTCGTTGACTTGTTGTTCTATCACCTGAAGCTGCGTTGCTACGTGGTGATCGAACTCAAGGCGGGCAAGTTCAAGCCCGAGCATCTGGGCAAGTTGAGCTTCTATCTCGCAGCTGTGGATGCCGAGCTGAAGCACCCACAGGATGGCCCGACCATCGGCCTGTTGTTGTGCAAGGGGAAAAATGAGGTGGTGGCTGAATATGCACTGCGCGATAACAACCGGCCTATCGGCGTGGCGGAATATCAATTGGTGGAGTCTTTGCCGGCAGAGCTGCAAGCCAGTTTGCCCAGCATTGAACAGATTGAGCGAGAGTTGGCGGGGTAG
- a CDS encoding NAD(P)H-dependent oxidoreductase, which produces MSQRILVILGHPSTDSFCSALAQTYIHAAKTAGHDVRVLRLGDLRFDPILHHGYTQVQALEPDLLSAQADILWAEHLTWVFPVWWGGIPALMKGFIDRVFLPGFAFKYRAGKAFPDKLLKGRTAHLLVTLDTPAWYYRWVYRMPAIHQMRRTTLALCGITPSKTLLFGPVLGATLTQRAKWLKQAGALFEKGNFHVHRQSRAVVRHDHQGDSSL; this is translated from the coding sequence ATGAGTCAGCGCATCCTGGTCATTCTCGGCCACCCGTCCACCGATAGTTTTTGTTCAGCCCTCGCGCAGACCTATATCCACGCCGCGAAAACGGCGGGTCACGACGTACGCGTCCTACGTCTGGGTGACCTCAGGTTCGACCCCATCCTTCACCACGGTTATACCCAGGTCCAAGCGCTGGAGCCCGACCTGCTCAGCGCCCAAGCCGACATCCTTTGGGCCGAGCACCTCACATGGGTTTTCCCTGTTTGGTGGGGTGGTATCCCGGCCTTGATGAAAGGCTTCATCGACCGTGTTTTCCTACCCGGCTTCGCCTTCAAATACCGCGCAGGCAAGGCATTCCCTGACAAGCTGCTAAAGGGCCGAACCGCGCACTTGCTAGTGACCCTGGACACGCCGGCGTGGTATTACCGCTGGGTCTACCGCATGCCGGCCATCCACCAGATGCGTCGCACCACGCTGGCGCTGTGCGGCATCACGCCGAGCAAGACCCTGCTGTTCGGGCCGGTGCTGGGCGCTACGCTGACGCAGCGGGCCAAGTGGCTGAAACAGGCCGGCGCATTATTTGAGAAAGGGAATTTTCATGTACATCGGCAAAGCCGCGCAGTTGTCCGGCACGACCATCAAGGCGATTCGTCACTATGA
- a CDS encoding MerR family transcriptional regulator: MYIGKAAQLSGTTIKAIRHYEAIGLMPEPQRQGGYRVYTAQSVERLTFIKCAQQLGFKLKELQEILLGYDGDALPWDRADQAIANKKRALAAQIAVLQRMQAGLIEFETQLKDAQGHCSSISSVAI, encoded by the coding sequence ATGTACATCGGCAAAGCCGCGCAGTTGTCCGGCACGACCATCAAGGCGATTCGTCACTATGAGGCGATTGGATTGATGCCCGAGCCTCAACGCCAGGGCGGCTACCGCGTTTATACGGCGCAGAGCGTGGAGCGATTGACCTTTATCAAATGCGCCCAGCAGCTGGGGTTCAAACTCAAGGAGTTGCAGGAGATTTTGCTGGGGTACGACGGTGACGCCCTTCCCTGGGACCGGGCGGACCAAGCCATCGCCAACAAAAAGCGCGCACTGGCCGCGCAGATCGCCGTGTTGCAACGGATGCAGGCGGGCTTGATTGAGTTTGAAACCCAACTGAAAGACGCACAAGGGCACTGTTCGTCAATCAGCAGCGTCGCCATTTGA